Below is a window of Tolypothrix bouteillei VB521301 DNA.
CTTTTACCAATCAAAGCATAAAAACTAACTCTGCGAGTCAATTAACCTTTCAGACAGTTTCTGATGTTCCCATTGGTTCTTTTAAATACGGTGGCAGTACAACTTGGGCTTCTATCCGACAATTAGTAGATTCTCAGATCCAAAACACTCGCTTGGAACTACAATTGCACTACACAGATCCTACTGATGGTAAACCCAGTTCGAGTACGGGCATTCGGATGTTACTTGACGGGCAATTAGACTTCGCTCAGTCCTCCCGTCCCCTAACAACAGAAGAAAAAAACACCGCTAAACAGCGTGGTTTCATGCTTAAACAACATCAAGTAGGTATGGATGGGATAGCAGTGGTTGTCAATCCTTCACTTCAAGTGCGAGGTTTAACAGTTAATCAATTACGCCAAATTTATCTGGGTCAACTTAATAATTGGAAACAGGTAGGGGGACCTGACTTAACCATCACACCTTTTGCCCAACCGGAATCAGACACGGATACAGTCATATTTTCTGCTAACAGCAAATCCAACAAGCAAGGACTTGCCTCTGGCGTGAGATATGTTTCCTCCACAACTGACGCACTGCGTCAAGTCAACAAAACTCCTGGCGGCGTGTATTATGCTTCTGCTCGTGCAGTTGTACCTCAATGCAGTGTCAAGCCTTTGCCACTGGGGGGGCAGACTCCTACAAAACTCATTTCACCATACCGCGAACCAAGAGTGCTACCCGAACAGTGTCCGCGCCAACGCAACCAAATCAACACCGAAGCATTCAAGAATGGTAGCTATCCTCTGACGGCTGGTTTATTTGTTATTGTCAAGCAAAACAACAGTCAACAACAGCAAGTTGCAGAAGCTTATACCAAACTCTTATTAACCGACCAAGGACAAAACGCAATTGAGCAGGCGGGGTTTATCAGAATGCCCTAGGTTTGTATATCAATGAAGCTACAATAATACACTTAGGATGCGAGCAGTATGCACGCAGAACAAATGCTACCTAGCATGAATTTGTCTCTCGACCTGCTAGTATACACTAGCTTTATGGATGTGGGTTACGAGCTCCTTGCGAGCGATCGTGTTCCCCTACAAATTCAACAAACTTTCCTCAGAAGGATAGTTTATCAATATTGGAATGCCCGCGAGCTAAAAACTGTTGGTTATAGGGCGGCTTATCTTCTTCAAGTTGCTCCAGAACATTGGCTGTTTGGTTGGCTGTACTACAACGAGTGGGATAGTACAAGCGAGCACTACATACCATATTTCATTTGCTACTATCTAGCAGAATCACTGCATGCTCTGAGCATCGAAAAAATTTGCGCTTGCTTGCAAAAGGGACCTGTATCACTTGTAGAACGGCACACTTTTTCAACTTCTTTAGAACCTCTAATTTTAGAAGACTTAAGTAGTTACCAAGAAGTAAAGCCAGGAGTCGCGATTCCTTGGGAAGTTCGCCAGCAAATTTATAGAAACTTTAAGCAA
It encodes the following:
- a CDS encoding PstS family phosphate ABC transporter substrate-binding protein; this encodes MDNTNRRKFTVTPEVALLLKGLIVGKIMTIVVIGGLFWWLLWPRLLWVGSSSSSFTNQSIKTNSASQLTFQTVSDVPIGSFKYGGSTTWASIRQLVDSQIQNTRLELQLHYTDPTDGKPSSSTGIRMLLDGQLDFAQSSRPLTTEEKNTAKQRGFMLKQHQVGMDGIAVVVNPSLQVRGLTVNQLRQIYLGQLNNWKQVGGPDLTITPFAQPESDTDTVIFSANSKSNKQGLASGVRYVSSTTDALRQVNKTPGGVYYASARAVVPQCSVKPLPLGGQTPTKLISPYREPRVLPEQCPRQRNQINTEAFKNGSYPLTAGLFVIVKQNNSQQQQVAEAYTKLLLTDQGQNAIEQAGFIRMP